The Anopheles marshallii chromosome X, idAnoMarsDA_429_01, whole genome shotgun sequence genome includes a window with the following:
- the LOC128708329 gene encoding protein toll codes for MKASNRTRPRLRTSSVLVALLLQLLHPGQAFLTGYRGGVGLDGFGICPADLRNCSCRSYTGAETEIDCPEADSTVHLRIEPHQYAEMRCQRNRRYDFDQIPQLAIGDTNRLTIDDCPFPRHQSILQLVSFLGTTQVKVLWLKNNANHEHSASLVRNHFAGLENLDRLAISNAKLSDIGPDLFEHLPNLTWLDMRDNIFQLPPTIFDALPKLRILELSFNSLEELDPRLLRHLPNLQLLTLWHNKLRTVSRQVFTGVPELERLDLSANQLESVPSDLFADLPHLTELAMGFNNFRTLPEGLFRANPELRKLKLASQRVDLETLPRDLLQNLPALEQVNLERMGLASLPGMLMFGSPNITQLNLAFNQLRQLPEDLLQDQKALYILQLQHNQLTSLPDGLLRNTIELHTLRLSHNQINELSANALKALGKLEELYLDHNQLHTIELHAFRYTTALHTLHLQANRLAFETLNTLPGPALDTNDGESSDIPTPDEFGIFVQDGTPFQHLHQLRELDLSSNWLTAVPRDLLLNTHELQRLNLTRNNITSLTYANLQFLAPAITVDLRHNSIIEINLADMERLVLLERRSLEDQTGRARILLNDNPLNCNCIVYAFAQYIQNKLATAVYDRLEMVADTLTCQGPEHLQGTLIKNVPTRELLCDLDTPTTQIRHCPSACRCYIRPEDMGVIVDCSGQGLMEVPELPLPSTFGYRFIELHIENNNISVLPDVAGTVPGGWSEVRQLYAANNTIMTVETTQLPNGLRLLDLSRNRLTELNAPVADLLTASTTLNTLRLAHNDWTCECEATQFVTFAHTNQRRIEDFGRLRCSDGRQLEHTALGDLCIDRTHTIVLVCVIVSVIACLTALLSFVYYTYKLELKVWLFKHGICLWLVAEEELDKDKLYDAFVSYSHKDEAFITEHLVPTLERDPMNFKLCWHVRDWTPGEMISSQISSSVEQSRRTIIVLSSNFLESLWGQLEFRTAHLQSMSERRNRLIIVIYGDIGSIDDLEPELRAYLHTNTYVRWGDPWFWDKVRFAMPHPPKVRGGTGAGTAVKSGVSTAGGLFMKQLQGATVDDKMELIKPQTAPATPPVLTTPPTEPTACTAPAPGPFIISGNGTAAGTPPVYYHQQLNPYRVSGHINGAFVINSNAKQSDV; via the exons ATGAAGGCTTCCAACAGGACGCGGCCTCGTCTACGGACATCTTCGGTCCTAGTGGCGCTGCTACTACAGCTTCTTCACCCCGGTCAAGCATTTCTTACCGGTTACCGGGGAGGGGTTGGACTCGATGGTTTTGGCATTTGTCCGGCGGACCTGCGGAACTGCTCCTGCCGCTCGTACACCGGTGCCGAAACTGAGATCGACTGCCCGGAAGCGGACTCGACCGTCCATCTGCGCATCGAACCGCACCAGTACGCGGAGATGCGCTGTCAGCGGAACCGGCGCTATGACTTCGACCAGATACCGCAGCTCGCGATCGGTGACACGAACCGACTGACGATCGATGACTGTCCATTTCCCCGCCACCAGTCCATCCTCCAGCTGGTCTCCTTCCTGGGCACCACGCAGGTAAAGGTACTCTGGTTGAAGAACAATGCGAACCACGAACACAGCGCCTCGCTGGTCCGAAACCACTTTGCCGGGTTGGAGAATCTCGACCGGCTTGCCATCAGCAACGCGAAGCTGAGTGATATCGGACCGGATCTGTTCGAGCACCTGCCGAATCTGACCTGGCTAGACATGCGGGACAACATCTTCCAACTGCCGCCGACCATTTTCGACGCCCTGCCGAAGCTGCGCATACTCGAGCTAAGCTTCAACAGTCTGGAGGAGCTTGATCCGCGATTGTTACGCCATCTGCCAAACCTGCAGCTACTCACCCTCTGGCACAACAAGCTGCGCACTGTCAGTCGGCAGGTGTTTACCGGTGTACCGGAACTGGAGCGATTGGATCTCTCCGCGAACCAGCTCGAATCTGTACCGAGCGACCTGTTCGCTGATCTGCCCCATCTGACCGAGCTGGCGATGGGCTTTAATAACTTCCGCACGCTACCGGAGGGACTGTTTCGCGCCAATCCGGAACTAAGAAAACTGAAACTAGCATCGCAGCGGGTCGATCTCGAAACGTTGCCGCGCGATCTGCTACAGAACTTGCCGGCACTGGAGCAGGTTAACTTGGAGCGGATGGGGCTTGCCAGTCTGCCCGGTATGCTGATGTTCGGATCGCCCAATATAACCCAGCTGAATCTCGCCTTCAACCAGCTTCGTCAATTGCCCGAGGATCTGCTGCAGGACCAGAAGGCTCTATATATTCTACAACTACAACATAACCAGCTGACGAGTCTCCCGGATGGATTGCTAAGGAATACGATCGAGTTGCATACACTCCGGTTGTCGCACAATCAGATTAACGAACTCTCGGC AAACGCACTAAAGGCATTGGGAAAGCTAGAGGAACTCTACCTCGACCACAACCAGCTACATACGATCGAACTCCACGCATTCCGGTACACCACCGCCTTACACACGCTTCATCTGCAAGCTAACCGGCTGGCGTTCGAAACGCTCAACACCCTGCCCGGACCGGCACTGGACACCAACGATGGAGAATCGAGCGATATTCCCACACCGGATGAGTTCGGTATATTCGTGCAGGACGGTACACCTTTCCAGCACCTTCACCAATTGCGCGAGCTCGATCTGTCGTCTAACTGGTTGACAGCGGTACCGCGCGATCTGCTTCTCAACACACATGAACTGCAGCGGCTCAATCTGACGCGCAACAACATCACCAGCCTGACATACGCGAACCTTCAGTTCCTGGCACCAGCTATTACGGTCGATTTGCGCCACAACAGCATCATCGAGATCAATCTTGCCGATATGGAGCGTTTGGTACTGTTGGAACGCCGCAGCTTAGAAGATCAAACCGGCAGGGCACGCATACTGCTCAACGATAATCCCCTGAACTGCAACTGTATTGTATACGCGTTTGCACAGTACATACAGAACAAGTTGGCCACCGCTGTTTACGATCGTCTGGAGATGGTCGCGGATACGCTGACCTGCCAGGGTCCGGAACACCTGCAGGGAACGCTGATCAAGAACGTACCGACGCGTGAGCTGCTTTGCGATCTGGACACACCGACCACACAGATACGCCACTGTCCGTCCGCCTGTCGGTGCTATATACGCCCGGAAGATATGGGCGTTATAGTGGACTGCAGTGGACAAGGATTGATGGAGGTTCCAGAACTACCACTGCCCTCCACATTCGGCTATCGATTTATAGAGTTACACATCGAGAACAACAACATAAGTGTGCTGCCTGATGTGGCGGGGACGGTGCCCGGGGGCTGGAGTGAGGTGCGCCAGCTGTACGCAGCCAACAACACCATCATGACGGTAGAAACCACCCAGCTGCCGAACGGATTGCGGCTACTTGATCTCAGCCGTAACAGACTGACGGAATTGAATGCGCCCGTTGCGGATTTGCTGACGGCAAGCACCACACTGAACACACTGCGACTCGCCCACAACGACTGGACCTGCGAGTGTGAGGCCACACAGTTTGTGACGTTCGCTCACACTAATCAGCGCCGTATAGAGGACTTCGGGCGGCTTCGGTGCTCGGATGGACGGCAGCTGGAGCACACCGCCCTCGGTGATCTCTGCATCGACCGTACGCACACGATCGTGCTAGTGTGCGTCATCGTATCGGTGATCGCTTGCCTAACGGCGCTACTCTCCTTCGTGTACTACACCTACAAGCTCGAGCTGAAGGTATGGCTCTTCAAGCACGGTATCTGTCTCTGGCTCGTTGCCGAGGAGGAACTGGACAAGGATAAGCTGTACGATGCGTTCGTTTCGTACTCACACAAAGACGAAGCATTCATCACCGAGCATCTGGTACCGACATTAGAGCGTGATCCGATGAACTTCAAGCTCTGCTGGCACGTTCGTGACTGGACACCGGGTGAAATGATCTCCTCACAG ATATCAAGCTCAGTGGAGCAATCACGACGTACCATTATCGTGCTGTCGAGCAACTTCCTCGAGTCTCTCTGGGGTCAACTCGAGTTCCGCACGGCACACCTGCAGTCGATGTCCGAACGACGCAACCGTCTCATCATTGTGATCTACGGCGACATTGGCAGTATCGATGATCTCGAGCCGGAACTGCGCGCCTATCTCCACACCAACAcgtacgtgcgctggggcgaTCCATGGTTTTGGGACAAGGTGCGCTTTGCCATGCCCCATCCACCGAAGGTGCGCGGTGGAACCGGTGCCGGAACCGCCGTCAAGTCCGGTGTCAGTACCGCCGGCGGTCTCTTCATGAAGCAGCTGCAGGGTGCCACGGTGGACGACAAAATGGAGCTTATTAAACCGCAGACCGCACCCGCCACACCACCTGTTCTTACCACACCGCCAACCGAACCAACCGCCTGTACTGCGCCCGCCCCCGGTCCATTCATTATCAGTGGCAACGGCACGGCCGCAGGTACACCACCCGTGTACTATCACCAGCAGCTTAACCCGTACCGCGTCAGTGGTCACATTAACGGTGCGTTTGTCATCAACAGTAATGCGAAGCAAAGTGATGTCTAG